The stretch of DNA CTTTCATTCTAGGCTTGTACGGGCTCCTTTGACAACCACACCATGACCACCTCGGGACCTCGTGCATCCTACGCCATCAGACGATGGCATATCGTGCGTTTGAGACGACAATCTTGGTTTTGTGCGTGCCTCACAAGTAGACCACGGTGGTCTCGTGTACCGTATATGACCAACCCATGGCGGTCATGTGTATCGTATACGACCAACCCCATGGTGGTGGCCACATTGTGACATCCACGCCACAACCCCCACACACTTACGGGTGTATGTTGGGTTGGATTGGGCCGGGCCAAGGGGTGGACTGGGCTGGGTGGGTGCTGCTCTGGCACGACACTAAATGAGAACCGAACTGGCCAAATTTGTCTGGCACTAAACCGGCCCACTGGGTAGCGGGCTAGTGTCGGGCTGAGTTGGGCCTCTCTATATATTTTTTATGTTGTGTTTGGAACGGGCTACGTTGAGGCGTGGCACTAGCCCGACACTAGGGGATGACCGGGCTGAGCCATTTGCTGATCGGGCCACCATCTTTCGACCCACAGATCCAGACTAGGCTAGCCCGCCACACTGAACACCTCTACACGCACCCATGGTGGTCTTGTGTGACGTCCACGAACAACCCAGTCTTAAAGATAACTCAACAGTAATGGAAATGTAACCTCGACATTATTTGGTCATTAACTATAGTCAAGGCGATAAAGACCAAAATAAATCGATATCATGAACGAGTTGTATAAagtatttaaaatttaaaattaactAACCTTATAATTTTCGCTAGAtaatgacaataattcaactcaAAACCGCTAAATGATCATAGTTACCGAATGGATAATAACCTGACCCAGAAATGAGCATATGATAATGAAATGCCCCAACCCAACCCAACAATGACCAACCCCCACCAAACCCCAGCCCAAACCAACCAAATACGTCAAACCCTAATAAtaaaatcatcatcatcttccaagAAAGAAATTCAAGTCGCCCGCCGTTATACTCCTTTCCTTTTTCAAAGAATGAAATTCAACTAGCTGCAGCCGCAGCAGCCGATCTACCGCAAAACTGAGTGAGTTTTCATAGTCTTCTTTAATTTTTTAatcatcataatcataataatcataatgcgacgacataatcatcatcataatcatcatcgTCATAATCTTAATCTTCGATCCTTGTTTCTTTAATCTTTTTCCCCCTTTTGTGTAGTAGTAATTCAATCAATTCCATTCGTCGTGTGTCGGAAGTCTGCATTTAGCATGCTAAGTTTTGCATTTTCTTCTATATGAACCCTAATGCGACGACACCGATGCGTTCAATTTCGAAAAATTTGGACCTGTCGATTCGGATCTGCGTAGGCTATTGAATCTTGATGTTGATCCTGCTATGTCGTATCGTAACTAATTTTGTTTCTCATTTGTTATCAttttgatttgattctaaattagGAATGGACTACGGACTCATATTCAACGGAGAAACATGTACCATTGATGTCCCTGTAAGATAcgtttctatttatttctttagattttgaaaaaaaaaatctgtatTAAACTGTTTTAAATGTTTGAAATTTAGGGAGAGTATATTCCTATCGTAGATTGGCTGAACGGTATTGGTACCCCCGTTGATAACATCAACGGGGAAGATGTTCCTCGTCGAATCGTACCAGCTACAATCGAACACCAAGGCGATTTTCGTACGTATTTCAAATTACCATTACTGATTTAAGTTGATTACCACTGACTGATTTAAGTTGAATACATTTAGTTGTTAATTTTGTTAATTCCTATCACAGCCGTTTGTTGGGGCTATGCATCCGGCAGATTATCCGAAACTGCACATATTAATGCTGGTCAACTGTATGAACCTGCGTCTATTCAAGATTTGCTCGATCACGGTTATCTTCCACGTGAATCAATGACCGGGCATGCTCCGACAGCACTGGAATATACTAAAGTTACTGGGGTGTGCTTGGAGGGTGAATATCGTGCGTACACAGGAAAGCCACCTGGCGTAACAGATCCCATTCCTCCACATAATCCTGAGgcagtatgttttttttttgtttacacGTGTATAATTTAAATTTAGCATTCTTCGTTATACGTAGTTATTTAATACCCTGAGTCTCACCCGTCATCATACTACGGAATATTATTTTTAAACCGTTTGATGAAATGTGTTCCTTTTTTTTTGGTAGGTGAGAAGGCGTATCCATGATTGGTATCCTGTCGAAAATGAGGAGAAAGACATGCTTGCTGCTCTCCAGAAAGACGTTCTTCTTGTTTCTGTCTCTACGTTTGAAAGCTTTGTTACTCTCAAAGGCGTGAGTTTCTCTCATTCGTGTAACTTGCTTATGTGTTACTGGTGCTATTTGTTACTGGTTGAAAGACAAATTAGCTAAGCTGTCTGCAAATTGTGGTTTTCTTGAATCTTATAGAAGGAACTCCTGGATATGGCAGCTGCAGAGTACAAGCACCTGGCAGATAacaagaaaaagagaaagagagatagGGTCGAACCGATATCCCATTCTATGTTATTGATTGGGGCAGGGGTGTTTGTTCCAAGTACCCCTGGTCTGGAACATCTACGCATAAACTACTGGGTTGTTAAAAACCAGTGGGGTCGTTTCTGGGCTGACGAAGGGATAGGTTATTTGATTCGAAATTCTAGTCTGAAGGATTTTCATTCATTGTCTCGCCCTACAACTAGAGGTTTTAAACAGTTACTTAAGACCAACTACTTTCCATATTTCGCATATGTGAGAGGACAGGTAAATTATGCTTAGTTTATGTAAATTATAATAACTCATTTGTCTATGAATTTGATATTTGAACTCACTTCTCAGGAACGTGAGGATCCTGTTTACAATTCTATTGTCATCCGGGAAGGAATTTCTGAGAAAAAGTTGGTGAAGTGGGTTACTGGCAAACAATTTCGGGAATATCTTCTCATCTATTTCTTCTACCACCCTGAGTGAGTATAACTTCAAATATTCTTTGGTTTTTCTTCTATCATCCTTTTTTAATTACATCTTATGTGTTGTCAGCCTATGTGCACAAATTGCTGGTTTCAATGCTGTTGAGGTACTTTTAGTGTGTATTTTATTTGGTGTttgttatcaatttttttttcttttttcttattttgttctCTTTAGTAAATGCAATTTATAATTTTTGTTGGTTAACAGCTTATCACTGCTTTGGGAAAGACATATGGTCATGATTCTCCCCGTGTAAAAGTGGTACTAATTGATTTAACTGTACATCCTACTGTGGTTGCAAGGTAAGTAGTAATATTTCTCCACTTATGCTTCCTTTTGAAGTGAGTTATAATATTTCTCTAATTTCCATTCTTTGTTTTTGATGGCTTTTAATTATCATCAATTTTTTTTGTTGATATATTATTGTGTGCTGTGCACGATGGCGTTTTTACATCTTTTGTCTATGTTGCAGCGAAAAATGGAGTTTATACCAAAGTTTTATCACTTAGATCAGCATTACTATATTTAAGACTTTTAGGTTTTCTAGTTAAGACTTGTTGTTAAACTTTTATGTTTGTACTCTGTAGTATTGCCTATAAATATTGCCTATAAATCTGACAGTATTTTACCTTATCTTCAAAGCAGGTTTAAGCTTGGTGCACAGCCAAGGGCCCTCGTTGCATACTTACCCCGTGAATTTTACCGCGCCGTTTCACATTCTAAAAGATATCAAGGGGAATACAATTTTGGTGAGATTTTACTGTGGATTGGTGATACTTTATCCGCCAGAGAACCGCCTATCTAATTAGGTCCGTCATTCTTTGGCTACCCTTTGTGTTTTATTGTTTGCAATTTCTTGTTTGTAGACCAGAAAACATGAATGCTTTCTGATTTTTGCTGTGACTTCATAAAGATAGCTTCACATGAGAATAGCTGGTGGATGGCCATTCTTTG from Silene latifolia isolate original U9 population chromosome 10, ASM4854445v1, whole genome shotgun sequence encodes:
- the LOC141606605 gene encoding uncharacterized protein LOC141606605; its protein translation is MDYGLIFNGETCTIDVPGEYIPIVDWLNGIGTPVDNINGEDVPRRIVPATIEHQGDFPVCWGYASGRLSETAHINAGQLYEPASIQDLLDHGYLPRESMTGHAPTALEYTKVTGVCLEGEYRAYTGKPPGVTDPIPPHNPEAVRRRIHDWYPVENEEKDMLAALQKDVLLVSVSTFESFVTLKGKELLDMAAAEYKHLADNKKKRKRDRVEPISHSMLLIGAGVFVPSTPGLEHLRINYWVVKNQWGRFWADEGIGYLIRNSSLKDFHSLSRPTTRGFKQLLKTNYFPYFAYVRGQEREDPVYNSIVIREGISEKKLVKWVTGKQFREYLLIYFFYHPDLCAQIAGFNAVELITALGKTYGHDSPRVKVVLIDLTVHPTVVARFKLGAQPRALVAYLPREFYRAVSHSKRYQGEYNFGEILLWIGDTLSAREPPI